The Papaver somniferum cultivar HN1 chromosome 6, ASM357369v1, whole genome shotgun sequence genome segment ATGAATCTATTAGAAATAATGAAGAAATTGGGTTCTCTCACTCTAAACGGGGAGGTAGTGAGAGTTGGTTAAATGATTATGCTGATTTTGATCAAGACTTCTTGGGTGGTGATAGCGCTGGTGCTACTATTGCACATAGTATGGCAATTCGAGCCGGAACTAACCCTGAACAAATTCATGGGGTGAAGATTTTTGGTGCTGCTATTGTGCATCCTTACTTCTGTAGTAGTGGGGAACCAATTTTGGATGACAAGTTTGACATCGGTTCAAAGGAAGGACCAGCAAAATTATGGTATTGTGTTTGTCCATCAACAACTGGGCGTAACGATCCGCTTATCAACCCAACAACTGAAACGAATCTCGCAAGCTTGGGGTGTGACCGAGTTTTGGTGTTTGTAGCAGATAAAGATATTTTGAGAGACATAGGATGG includes the following:
- the LOC113291555 gene encoding probable carboxylesterase 2, translating into MRQSDESIRNNEEIGFSHSKRGGSESWLNDYADFDQDFLGGDSAGATIAHSMAIRAGTNPEQIHGVKIFGAAIVHPYFCSSGEPILDDKFDIGSKEGPAKLWYCVCPSTTGRNDPLINPTTETNLASLGCDRVLVFVADKDILRDIGWVYFETLKNCGWSGVVEIMESQGEDHVFHLVNRSCENAVNLMKRLVSFLNMKRVQSIP